The DNA window GTCACTTGCGGACCCTTGGATAGTGGGCCCCCCTTGGCCAATGAATTTTTTCTAAGATATAATATTTTAACATAGTTATCCATCTGTAGCTTAGCTTACTAGCACTAATTAGCCCCCTCCTTCCACGTGCCTCACGTTCCGCCACCGGTAACAGTAACTACTCCGCTCAGACGCTCCAGGTAACAGTAAAGccatgcagggcaacgacgcgCGGCCCACTGTCAGGAGAGCGACGAGCGGAGGGCCCACTTTTAGGGCCGGAGGAAGGAACGGAGGCCGGGTGCCGCGTGGCGGAGACGCCACCCGGATGGGAAAGCGGATGAGGCCGCGCTCGGCGGTTGGCGCCTGGCACCCGGGACAAGACAAGCGAGGCTACGGCCAGGGCAAGGACGAGGAAACAAATAAATACTCCTAAATAAAAAGACAATGAAGACCGGAGGGCGAAAAGAAGGGAGGCGCTCCCCCCGGTTTCCCGCCCTCGCGCTGCTTGAAAAAATTGCCCCCGGGCCCACACCCGTCGTCTccgcgcgcggcgtggcgccCCCACCGGCCCTCCTCTCGCTATAGAAACGGACACCGCGACACGGCGCCCTGCTgtcccccctccctccctcgccTCGCCGCTTCCGCTCGGACACATCGCCGCACCGCAGCGGGTCAGCGGGTAGAGCAGCGGCGCCGGAGATGGACACGCccgaccgcgccgccgcgcaGCAGCCGCCGGCCTCGCGCGCCGAGGTGACCACccgcatcctcctcctcccaccCGTTTCTCCGCCTTTTCCTCCTCCGCTGCATGGCTGCCCTGCCTCCTCGGACGGGGGTCAGGGGAGCACCCCCCCAACTCCCTCCCCGCTGCTCCGGCCTCTACCCTCCCTGGGCCGGGGCTCGCCCTCCGGGCTTCCCGCGGAGGGCGAGACCGAGCCCCAACCGCCTCCGCGCAGCGCGCAGGACGCTTCCGCCGCCGATTCGGCCGCGCTGGCTCGCGGTCCGTGCCGCGCGTCAGCAAAGCTGGGCGCTTTGCCGCTGGGGGGACTTCTCCGACCTCGCCGGGAACCGCCCTTCTCGCGCACAAATTTGCGttttttcccccttcttccctCCCCTGCTCGGTACTAAGCATCAAGCAAGCAACCCCATGCTCGGCCGCCGCTCTTCCTCCTGCGGCTGCTACCAACTCCCCACTGCGTGCGTCCTCTGCAGCGGCGGTTCCTCAGCGACCCCGCGCGCACGCTGGGCCGCGAGAGCCGTGGAGCGCGCGCGCGTCCCGCTCCAGATCTGCCCGCCTGCCCCCGGCCACAGGCGCCTCTGCTCGCGTCGTGTCACTCACTTCAGTATTCAGGGCCTCGGCAGGCCGCCGCAGCTAGTAGATCCCTGCGAATATACCTACGGCCTCCCTCCAAAACTGCCAGCCTTCTGCAGGGCCAGATCCATTCCGCGCGAGGCTTTTCCCGAGATTTTTCTCTATTGATTACTGCAGTTACTTGTATCCCGTTTTATTAGAGCACATTTTTTCGCACATGGTTCCTGCCTTCCTCAAGCAGCATGTGTGGTTCAGTCGTAATTAACAACTGATATTGTACCGGAGCTTCTCTTCTGCTGAATGGATGAATATGCAAGTGCAAGTTATTCTGCACCCAGGGAATCTCTCTATTTTCTTATCCGTGCGTGAAACCAGGGCACTAGAAGAAATTTGGCGCCTTGTTGGTTTGCTCCGTTTCTACCGCTGCTCGATGCTCATAACCCAGTAAATATTTTGCTACTTTCTTGGTGCAGGACTCGCCGGTGTTCAGCTTCATCAACAACCTGTCTCCCATTGAGCCTCTCAAGTCGGCTTACAACGCGAACAGCCTCCAGGGATACCAGTCCATCAACATAACCTCCATTTCCTCCATCTTCACTTCCCCGCACGACAATGTGCACAAGGAAACAAGGCTCGCAAAGTAAGTTCCAGGCACCTTCCTTTCAGGCATCTATGCTTGTGTTATTATGCGGGAAAAAAAAACTTACACTGGGCACAGAATAAGGTGATTCTGATGCTGGATTTTCGCCCTTTGCAGGAGCTCTCTCGGTGAAATTTCTGAAAGTGAGGCCAGTGCTGGTGGCAGCAAAACAAACAAGCCAGCCAGGTCTTCAAATGCTGTCAGGTTGTTTGCCTGCACTAGCACTATTACCCAAGAAACCCACACAGTTACATGTTCAGATGTGGCTGATCCTCCCACTGGGCCATGCGATTTGGCTCAGCCTGCTCAATTCGATAATGGCAGTCCAGACCATAACACCACACCTTGCCATGGTGTCAGATCAGACCTTAAGCAGGACAAGTGTCGGAAACTAGACGCTGTCCAGGCCGTAAAAAATACAGTGGAGAAAAGGAAATGCTTGTTTTCCACTGAAATCCAGCTCCTGGATGGTGGCCAGCCTGTGAATGACAGTGATGACGTCTTGGGATGTGAATGGTCGGACTTAATCTCCACAACCTCAGGTGAGCTTTTGGCCTTCGACTCCACGATGGATGACCATCACAGAGGAATGCATCTGGCAGCTAAAAATGCAGAATCTTGTGGATACTTGCTGTCGAAACTTACAGGAGACAGTGAAATCTCAGGCAGGGCACATCCTAGTGCATCTGGTCAAGTATACTATCAAGAACTCGTGATGGGAGAAGATCAGACAGAAAATCCTCAAATATTTCAGGATGGTCAACAAACCATCTCAACAGAAGAAATTCAGGATAACATTTATGAACCGAATGGATGTATTCCATTAGACTACAAGGTAATAGCACACAGTATCTTGACCTACCATTTTCATGTGCTATTAAAATGTTGCCCATGTCTATTTAAAAAAATTGTTGCCCATGCTCCTTAGTACTGTATCTCCATACGGTCCTGTAACTTGACCTGTTAGAGATATCTGTGTTACCATAATGCCATCTCATTTGTTTTCTTCCTGTTGACATGTTCAGGTGGAGAGCCAACAACGTGGCATACGAAGACGCTGCCTGGTCTTTGAGGCAGCTGGGTTTTCAAATACTGTTGTGCAGAAAGAGACTGTTGAGAGTCTCTCTGTCTCAACATGTAAAGGCAAAAGTCATGTACAAACCCAGCCACGTGGATTGCGTGGTATAGGTCTACATTTAAATGCCCTTGCATTAACACCAAAAGGAAAAATGGCCAGTCAGGATCATATGGCTTCTGGTTTGCGTCCATCGTTGGCAGAAAAGGATGTGCATGGCAAGTTTCTCTCTGCAGGAGAGAATTTTCCAAACTCTGGTGGTGAGCTGTTAGAATTTCCCATGGATGATTGTTCAGCTGGAGGTTTTCCTGTAAATGATCATGTTTCAAGTCAAAGTGTCAGTCCTCAAAAGAAGAGGTTTGTTTGCGCTTCTGATTTCTTTTGGATGGTTGCAAGATGATTACTACTCTGTTTCAGTACACTCAACAGATAACTGTATGGTTGAACTGCAGACGTAAAACAGATAATGGTGATGATGGTGAGGCATGCAAGCGGTGCAGCTGTAAGAAGTCAAAGTGTCTGAAACTGTATGTGTTCTTGACACATTAGTAACATTATGTGAACCCAGTTACATGAAGGAGCTCCTTCTGAAATGTTTGGGCTTGTAATTTGAAGGAATTACTCTGTGTAAAGTGAATGTATATTACATTATTCTAATAGTTTTTTGTTCATTGTTGTCATGTGCAGGTATTGTGAGTGTTTTGCTGCTGGTGTTTACTGCTCTGAACCTTGTTCGTGTCAAGGATGTTTGAACAAACCTATACACGAGGAAATTGTTCTCTCCACTCGGAAGCAGATAGAGTTTCGTAATCCCCTAGCATTTGCTCCAAAAGTGATTCGTATGTCTGACGCTGGTCCAGAAACTGGGGTAGGTGTTCTGTTGGATATTCAGATAAAACTTCTGTTAGTCATTACTCGCAAACACATGATGTTTTAAGTTCTATAATATATTGCAGGAAGATCCTAACAGCACTCCAGCCTCAGCTCGTCACAAGAGAGGATGCAATTGCAAGAAGTCAAGCTGTCTCAAGAAATATTGTGAATGCTATCAGGTACTTAAAGTTGCTCTGGAAACTTGTATTGCAGATGTTGCTATTTGAAATTGTACGTGGTGCAAGTTACTTATGCCTTTAATGTTTGATTGAATAAAAGGGAGGAGTTGGATGCTCTAGCAACTGCAGATGTGAGAGTTGCAAAAACACTTTCGGCAGAAGAGATGGTAAGCACTTTTGTAGCTTGCACAATCGTGCTATACTTGTTCCTTTTTCAGACTCAAAAACAATTTTTCTGGAATCCTGCACAAATGCTGTTGTTTCCTGCTAAAAAGTATTCCTGCGTACTGAACCACAATAAAAGTATTCGATAACCTTGCTTATGGTTCTTTGTTTAATAGGTCACCACTGTAATTTATAAGTCGGACATTCGAATTGTTTTGCTAGTTCTGTtccttcaaatggtgacataaTGAGTTCAGTTGAAAAACTCAAACGTGAACGTGCAAAAATAGTTCTGCCATGACTGTATGGGTGTTTTTGACATAAAATAAAAGCACATCTGATTGAGAGAGCATTCTTGTCTTTGCGGTCTTTAGTCGTTCCACTTTTCTGAATAATCAACTGTTGTTTCCTGGAGGCTGGATACATGCTACGTTTGCTTATTTCATCTCACAACCGTACCATTCTAAATCCTGAATATAGATTACCCAACACAACCATAACATTCTGAATCCTGAAATGAACAATGCACCATGTTTTTAAGTTATTCCTCTAAATATCAATGTTTTGTCATCACGTGCTGCATCAGCTGACAGTGAACTCATTGAAGAAATCAAACAAGAAGGTGAACAAACAGAGAATTgtggaaaagagaaggagaatgATCAACAAAAGGCAAATGTACAGAACGAAGATCATCCCCTCCTTGATCTTGTTCCAATAACACCTCCTTTTGATCTTTCCAGGTTTGCTTATTACATATTCATTTCCTTGAACAAGCTTCATATCTTTGCTTCTGCATTCTATTAAGTAGTAACTGAGTAATCTCTTCCAGTTCTCTGCTTAAACTGCCAAATTTCTCAAGTGCAAAGCCACCAAGACCTTCGAAAGCTCGCAGTGGGAACTACCGTTCGTCTGCTTCAAAAGCTACTGCAACATTGCAGTCTTGTAAATCATCCAAGGTTGCTGGTAGTGCTATCGATGAGGGGATGCCAGATATTCTAAAAGAAGCTGATTCTCCTAACAACTGTGTCAAGACTACTTCACCCAACGGAAAACGAGTCTCGCCGCCACATAATGCGCTCAGTATTTCCCCGAACCGGAAAGGTGGTAGGAAATTAATATTGAAGTCAATTCCCTCATTTCCATCACTTATGGGAGAGTCAAACAGTGGTTCTGCAATGAACGATACCGATAACACATTCAACGCATCGCCTCTCGTTTTAGGTAAGCACTGTTTTTGCCTGTGTAGATAGCACTAGACATGACTTGAGTTATCTTGAAATCATGACAGCACCTCATTCGTATTCCTGTCCGCTGAACCAGGACCATCTTAAAGCTGTGAAGTCGACTATGGGACCGACTTGTAGTCAGAATATGTGCCTCACATCCTACGCCTGTAGCAAGGCTCGAGGTACTGTTAGA is part of the Panicum hallii strain FIL2 chromosome 2, PHallii_v3.1, whole genome shotgun sequence genome and encodes:
- the LOC112879531 gene encoding protein tesmin/TSO1-like CXC 2, which codes for MDTPDRAAAQQPPASRAEDSPVFSFINNLSPIEPLKSAYNANSLQGYQSINITSISSIFTSPHDNVHKETRLAKSSLGEISESEASAGGSKTNKPARSSNAVRLFACTSTITQETHTVTCSDVADPPTGPCDLAQPAQFDNGSPDHNTTPCHGVRSDLKQDKCRKLDAVQAVKNTVEKRKCLFSTEIQLLDGGQPVNDSDDVLGCEWSDLISTTSGELLAFDSTMDDHHRGMHLAAKNAESCGYLLSKLTGDSEISGRAHPSASGQVYYQELVMGEDQTENPQIFQDGQQTISTEEIQDNIYEPNGCIPLDYKVESQQRGIRRRCLVFEAAGFSNTVVQKETVESLSVSTCKGKSHVQTQPRGLRGIGLHLNALALTPKGKMASQDHMASGLRPSLAEKDVHGKFLSAGENFPNSGGELLEFPMDDCSAGGFPVNDHVSSQSVSPQKKRRKTDNGDDGEACKRCSCKKSKCLKLYCECFAAGVYCSEPCSCQGCLNKPIHEEIVLSTRKQIEFRNPLAFAPKVIRMSDAGPETGEDPNSTPASARHKRGCNCKKSSCLKKYCECYQGGVGCSSNCRCESCKNTFGRRDADSELIEEIKQEGEQTENCGKEKENDQQKANVQNEDHPLLDLVPITPPFDLSSSLLKLPNFSSAKPPRPSKARSGNYRSSASKATATLQSCKSSKVAGSAIDEGMPDILKEADSPNNCVKTTSPNGKRVSPPHNALSISPNRKGGRKLILKSIPSFPSLMGESNSGSAMNDTDNTFNASPLVLGPS